From Salvia splendens isolate huo1 chromosome 3, SspV2, whole genome shotgun sequence, a single genomic window includes:
- the LOC121796362 gene encoding uncharacterized protein LOC121796362, translating into MMETNTSQSFSSDDGVYDCDSDSESFVEDSLDDELCFASGDFPKLQFRKERSKVWWIEELGMAEVLEKKGKMWITTGISRNGKTYCSIEETLYLAEIGALDVLNVDDTPLLLSDLYAKLAEDREKYGCSWESFEVYRCLKYLGYIVGRHGVAWSMKNMKNKTNADDSVGESCSITDKGNVDYGFITDMFNNMHLGGTRPIFDVFPPNSKFRKSSSGDPSFMVCRASGHPPSRQEIEDIETCCGRIPLKLYVVEHGRVSFLSFTKVELPALP; encoded by the exons ATGATGGAAACAAACACCTCACAAAGCTTTAGTTCTGATGATGGGGTGTATGATTGTGATAGTGATTCTGAGAGTTTTGTCGAGGATTCACTTGATGATGAGCTTTGCTTCGCCTCTGGCGACTTTCCCAAGCTGCAATTTAG AAAAGAGAGGTCGAAGGTGTGGTGGATTGAAGAGCTGGGAATGGCTGAGGTGCTGGAGAAGAAGGGTAAAATGTGGATCACGACTGGGATAAGTCGGAATGGGAAGACATATTGCTCAATAGAAGAAACTTT ATATTTAGCTGAGATTGGTGCCCTGGATGTCTTGAATGTTGACGACACTCCTCTTCTCTTGAGTGATTTGTATGCAAAGCTAGCAGAAGACCGGGAAAAGTATGGATGCTCTTGGGAGTCTTTTGAGGTTTACCGGTGCCTGAAGTATCTCGGATATATTGTTGGCCGACATGGTGTGGCTTGGTCCATGaagaatatgaaaaataaaaccaaTGCTGATGACAGTGTGGGAGAGTCCTGCAGTATTACTGATAAGGGAAATGTAGACTACGGTTTCATCACAGATATGTTTAATAACATGCATCTTGGCGGAACCAGACCAATATTTGATGTTTTCCCTCCTAATAGCAAGTTCAGAAAGTCTTCCTCAGGAGATCCATCTTTTATGGTGTGCCGAGCCAG TGGCCACCCGCCATCCAGACAAGAGATTGAGGACATTGAGACATGTTGTGGTCGAATACCTCTCAAGCTCTACGTGGTCGAGCATGGGAGGGTCAGTTTCTTGTCGTTCACCAAAGTCGAGTTGCCTGCCCTTCCATGA